The following proteins come from a genomic window of Populus nigra chromosome 6, ddPopNigr1.1, whole genome shotgun sequence:
- the LOC133695927 gene encoding pleiotropic drug resistance protein 3-like — protein MELTTIGRNALSSFRRGTISLDMDADSILEEDEGVHLQWAAIERLPTFKRIKTSLFEASNAKDGEGKKVTDVTKLGAAERHLFIEKLINHIENDNLRLLQNLIERIERVGMKLPTVEVRYKNLSVEAECEVVQGKPLPTLWNSIASFLSGFRKIVRSKPRETKISILKDVSGIIKPSRLTLLLGPPGCGKTNLLLALSGRLDQSLEVEGEISYNGYKLDEFVPQKTSAYISQYDLHIPEMTVRETIDFSAHCQGVGSRADIMLEVSRREKEAGIVPDPDVDTYMKAISAEGQRRNLQTDYVLKILGLDICADIMVGSALRRGISGGQKKRLTTGEMIVGPTQALFMDEISTGLDSSTTFQIVTCLQQLVHITDSTALISLLQPAPETFNLFDDVILMAEGKIVYNGPCSDALQFFEDCGFKCPQRKGAADFLQEVISKKDQAQYWCHADIPYQYVSVNQFIEMFKASNLGQTLAEELSKPYDKSWCPTSALSFSIYSLRKWELFKACMARELLLMKRNTFVYVFKTAQLIFTAIITLSVFLSTKTAEDLMSANYLMGSMYYALIRLFTNGFAELSLTVIRLPAVQKQRSFYLYPAWAYAIPASILKIPFSLLDSIIWTGITYYVIGYTPEVTRFLCQFLLLFALHLTSTSMCRFFASIFQTMVLATTVGSVILVLMFLFGGFILPRPSLPPWLRWGFWIFPMTYGEIGITLNEFLAPRWKKMLNGNTTMGNGVLTSHGLNFEGYFYWISLGALFGFTILFDLGFILALTYLKPPKMSRAIISKKRFSQLQGREDQEWSRQPENESIPAHNAETRKTEMMVLPFVPLTMTFKDVRYYVDTPPEMKRHGFSEKKLQLLSDITGAFKPGVLTALMGVSGAGKTTLMDVLSGRKTGGIIEGDIRIGGYPKVQQTFARISGYCEQNDIHSPQITVEESIVYSAWLRLPPEIDEQTKSRFVEEVIETIELHDIKFSLVGIPGRSGLSTEQRKRLTIAVELVSNPSIIFMDEPTSGLDSRAAAIVMRAVKNVVATGRTTVCTIHQPSIDVFEAFDELILMKRGGMIIYSGMLGHHSCKLIEYFEGISGVPKIKDNYNPATWMLEVTSASMESELELDFAKLYKESPLYQETIELVQQLNKPPPGSRDLQFSTPFPQSRWEQFTACLWKQHLSYWRSPEYNLARFIFMIVASLLFGIVFWQKGKEINNEQDLINILGSMYTAVIFLGLNNCSTVVPYVAIERTVFYREKFAAMYSPWAYSLAQVTIEIPYVLLQAFLYVAITYPTIGYYWSASKVFWYFYVTFCTFLYFVFLGMLLVSITPSVEVASILATAVYTILNLFSGFLLPGKKIPKWWIWCYYLCPTSWSLNGFLTSQYGDIDKEISIFGELKTVSSFLQDYYGFRHDHLGIVAAVLAAFPVAFAFLFSYCIGKSNFQRR, from the exons ATGGAGCTAACAACTATAGGAAGAAATGCTCTGTCATCATTTCGACGAGGCACGATAAGTCTAGATATGGATGCAGATTCTATTCTAGAGGAGGATGAGGGAGTTCATTTGCAGTGGGCTGCGATTGAGAGATTGCCAACCTTTAAAAGGATCAAGACCTCACTGTTTGAAGCAAGCAATGCGAAAGATGGCGAAGGGAAGAAAGTAACTGATGTTACTAAGCTCGGGGCAGCTGAAAGACATCTCTTCATCGAGAAGCTGATAAACCACATTGAAAATGATAATCTCCGGTTGCTACAGAATCTCATAGAAAGGATAGAAAG AGTGGGCATGAAGTTACCTACTGTGGAGGTGAGGTACAAGAATTTGTCAGTGGAAGCAGAATGTGAGGTAGTTCAGGGAAAGCCTCTCCCGACGCTATGGAACTCCATTGCGAGCTTCTTGTCT GGTTTCAGAAAGATAGTGAGGAGCAAGCCTCGAGAAACCAAGATAAGCATCCTTAAGGATGTTTCTGGCATCATTAAACCATCAAG GCTTACTCTTCTTCTTGGTCCGCCAGGCTGTGGGAAAACCAACTTATTATTGGCTCTTTCAGGAAGACTAGATCAATCCCTTGAG GTTGAAGGGGAAATCTCTTATAACGGTTACAAGCTTGATGAGTTTGTTCCTCAAAAAACATCAGCCTACATAAGTCAATATGACCTGCACATCCCTGAGATGACTGTCCGAGAAACTATTGACTTCTCGGCACACTGCCAGGGTGTTGGAAGCAGAGCAG ATATTATGCTGGAGGTCAGCAGAAGGGAAAAGGAAGCAGGAATTGTCCCTGATCCTGATGTAGACACCTACATGAAG GCAATCTCAGCTGAAGGACAAAGAAGAAATCTCCAGACAGATTATGTTTTAAAG ATTCTTGGACTGGACATTTGTGCTGATATAATGGTTGGTAGTGCATTGAGAAGAGGGATTTCAGGTGgtcaaaagaaaaggctaacaacag GAGAGATGATTGTTGGTCCCACTCAAGCTTTATTTATGGATGAAATATCAACTGGGCTAGACAGCTCCACAACCTTTCAGATAGTTACCTGTCTTCAGCAACTGGTGCACATCACAGATTCAACCGCGCTAATTTCACTTCTTCAGCCAGCACCTGAAACTTTTAATCTATTTGATGATGTAATATTGATGGCTGAGGGTAAGATTGTCTACAATGGTCCTTGCAGTGATGCACTCCAATTTTTTGAAGATTGTGGTTTCAAATGTCCACAAAGAAAGGGTGCTGCGGACTTCCTTCAGGAG GTAATCTCAAAGAAGGATCAAGCACAATACTGGTGCCACGCTGACATTCCTTACCAGTATGTTTCAGTTAATCAGTTCATTGAAATGTTCAAAGCAAGTAATCTTGGACAGACACTAGCAGAAGAGCTCTCAAAACCATACGATAAATCCTGGTGTCCTACTAGTGCCTTGTCATTTAGCATTTACTCCTTAAGAAAATGGGAATTATTCAAAGCTTGCATGGCTAGAGAGCTGCTTCTTATGAAAAGGAACACATTTGTTTACGTTTTCAAAACTGCACAG CTCATCTTCACTGCAATTATAACATTGTCGGTATTTTTAAGCACCAAGACGGCAGAGGACTTGATGAGTGCAAACTATCTGATGGGCTCCATGTACTATGCACTGATCAGGCTTTTTACTAATGGATTTGCAGAGTTGTCCTTGACTGTTATTAGACTTCCTGCAGTTCAAAAACAAAGATCATTCTACCTATATCCAGCTTGGGCTTATGCCATTCCTGCCTCTATACTAAAGATTCCATTTTCACTTCTTGATTCTATAATCTGGACAGGCATAACTTACTATGTTATTGGGTATACCCCTGAAGTGACAAG GTTTCTTTGCCAGTTTCTTCTGCTCTTCGCTCTCCATCTAACCTCAACATCGATGTGTCGATTCTTTGCCTCAATTTTCCAAACGATGGTACTAGCAACAACAGTTGGTTCTGTGATCTTAGTTCTAATGTTCTTGTTTGGAGGCTTCATTCTTCCACGGC CCTCTTTGCCGCCTTGGTTGAGGTGGGGATTCTGGATTTTTCCCATGACATATGGGGAAATTGGCATAACCCTAAACGAATTCCTTGCTCCACGATGGAAAAAG ATGTTAAATGGAAACACCACCATGGGAAATGGTGTCCTGACCAGCCATGGTTTGAACTTCGAAGGCTATTTCTATTGGATATCACTAGGGGCTTTGTTTGGATTCACAATACTTTTTGATCTTGGCTTCATCTTAGCCTTAACTTACTTGAAAC CACCGAAGATGTCCAGAgctattatttcaaaaaagagGTTCTCTCAACTCCAAGGAAGAGAAGATCAGGAGTGGAGTAGGCAGCCAGAGAATGAATCAATCCCAGCTCATAACgcagaaacaagaaaaacag AGATGATGGTTCTGCCATTTGTGCCGCTAACGATGACATTTAAGGACGTGCGGTATTATGTTGACACACCCCCA GAAATGAAAAGGCATGGCTTCAGCGAGAAGAAACTTCAGCTGCTTTCTGACATCACAGGAGCATTTAAGCCTGGAGTTCTTACAGCATTGATGGGGGTTAGCGGAGCTGGGAAAACAACCCTCATGGATGTTCTTTCTGGAAGGAAAACTGGAGGTATTATTGAAGGAGATATACGAATAGGAGGGTATCCAAAAGTACAACAAACATTTGCAAGGATTTCAGGTTATTGCGAGCAGAACGATATTCATTCTCCACAGATTACTGTAGAAGAATCCATTGTTTACTCTGCATGGTTGCGATTACCACCGGAGATCGATGAACAAACAAAATCG AGATTTGTCGAAGAAGTCATTGAAACGATCGAACTTCATGACATAAAGTTTTCTCTGGTCGGAATTCCAGGCCGAAGTGGTCTTTCTACTGAACAGCGTAAAAGGCTAACAATTGCAGTGGAGCTTGTTTCAAATCCATCGATAATATTTATGGATGAACCGACATCAGGTTTAGATAGTAGAGCAGCTGCAATTGTCATGCGCGCGGTGAAGAACGTGGTTGCCACAGGAAGAACAACAGTTTGCACCATTCACCAGCCGAGCATTGACGTCTTTGAGGCTTTTGATGAG TTGATTCTAATGAAAAGGGGTGGAATGATTATATATTCAGGAATGCTCGGTCACCATTCATGTAAGCTTATCGAGTACTTCGAG GGTATTTCAGGTGTGCCAAAGATCAAAGATAACTACAATCCAGCAACATGGATGTTGGAGGTTACTTCTGCATCGATGGAATCAGAACTTGAATTAGATTTCGCAAAACTTTATAAGGAGTCTCCTCTTTACCA GGAGACGATTGAGTTGGTCCAACAGTTGAATAAACCTCCTCCAGGTTCAAGAGACCTGCAGTTTTCCACTCCTTTTCCACAGAGTAGATGGGAGCAGTTTACAGCATGCTTATGGAAGCAGCACTTGTCCTATTGGAGAAGTCCTGAGTACAACTTGGCACGATTCATCTTCATGATCGTTGCATCGCTGTTGTTTGGAATAGTCTTTTGGCAGAAGGGAAAGGAAAT AAACAATGAGCAAGACTTGATCAACATACTTGGATCGATGTACACTGCTGTAATATTCCTGGGCTTAAACAACTGTTCAACAGTTGTCCCATACGTGGCAATAGAGCGGACCGTATTTTACCGTGAGAAATTTGCAGCAATGTATTCCCCATGGGCTTATTCATTAGCACAG GTGACTATCGAGATACCTTACGTTCTATTGCAAGCATTTTTGTATGTAGCCATCACATATCCAACAATTGGGTACTACTGGTCAGCCTCCAAAGTCTTTTGGTACTTCTATGTAACCTTCTGCACATTTCTCTACTTTGTTTTTCTCGGAATGCTGCTAGTTTCAATAACACCAAGCGTCGAAGTAGCTTCCATATTGGCTACAGCAGTCTACACTATATTAAATCTATTCTCTGGCTTCCTTCTGCCAGGAAAG AAAATTCCCAAGTGGTGGATTTGGTGCTATTACCTCTGCCCCACATCATGGTCCCTAAATGGTTTTCTCACATCACAATATGGAGATATTGACAAGGAGATCTCCATATTTGGGGAGCTCAAGACAGTAAGTTCCTTTCTACAAGATTATTATGGCTTTCGACATGATCACTTGGGCATTGTGGCTGCTGTTCTCGCTGCGTTCCCAGTTGCTTTCGCTTTTCTATTCTCATATTGCATAGGGAAATCAAATTTTCAGAGACGATGA
- the LOC133695928 gene encoding S-adenosylmethionine synthase 3, with the protein MAETFLFTSESVNEGHPDKLCDQISDAVLDACLAQDPDSKVACETCTKTNMVMVFGEITTKANVDYEKIVRDTCRNIGFTSDDVGLDADNCKVLVNIEQQSPDIAQGVHGHFSKRPEEIGAGDQGHMFGYATDETPELMPLSHVLATKLGARLTEVRKNGTCAWLRPDGKTQVTVEYYNENGAMVPVRVHTVLISTQHDETVTNDEIAADLKEHVIKPVIPEKYLDEKTIFHLNPSGRFVIGGPHGDAGLTGRKIIIDTYGGWGAHGGGAFSGKDPTKVDRSGAYIVRQAAKSIVASGLARRCIVQVSYAIGVPEPLSVFVDTYGTGKIPDKEILQIVKESFDFRPGMISINLDLKRGGNNRFLKTAAYGHFGRDDPDFTWEVVKPLKWDNKVQA; encoded by the coding sequence ATGGCAGAGACTTTCCTATTCACATCTGAATCAGTGAACGAGGGACACCCAGATAAGCTCTGCGACCAGATCTCTGATGCTGTTCTCGATGCTTGCCTGGCACAAGACCCTGACAGCAAGGTGGCATGCGAGACTTGCACTAAGACCAACATGGTCATGGTTTTTGGCGAGATCACCACCAAGGCTAATGTAGATTATGAGAAGATTGTGCGTGATACTTGCAGAAACATTGGATTCACATCTGATGATGTGGGTCTTGATGCCGACAATTGCAAGGTTCTAGTTAACATTGAGCAACAAAGTCCTGATATTGCTCAGGGTGTACACGGCCATTTCTCCAAGAGGCCGGAAGAGATTGGTGCTGGTGATCAAGGCCATATGTTTGGCTATGCCACTGACGAGACCCCCGAATTGATGCCTTTGAGCCATGTTTTGGCTACCAAGCTCGGTGCTCGCCTCACTGAGGTTCGCAAGAATGGAACTTGCGCGTGGTTGAGGCCTGATGGAAAAACCCAAGTTACTGTCGAGTACTACAATGAGAATGGAGCCATGGTTCCTGTCCGTGTCCACACTGttctcatttctactcaacatGATGAGACCGTGACAAATGATGAGATTGCAGCTGATCTCAAGGAGCATGTCATCAAGCCTGTGATCCCAGAAAAGTACTTAGATGAGAAGACTATCTTCCATCTTAACCCATCCGGCCGTTTTGTCATTGGTGGTCCTCATGGTGATGCTGGCCTTACTGGCCGTAAGATTATTATCGACACTTATGGTGGCTGGGGTGCCCATGGTGGTGGTGCTTTCTCTGGAAAGGACCCTACCAAGGTTGATAGGAGTGGAGCTTACATTGTCAGGCAGGCCGCCAAGAGCATTGTCGCTAGTGGGCTTGCTAGGAGGTGCATTGTTCAGGTCTCCTATGCCATTGGTGTTCCCGAGCCTTTGTCAGTATTTGTAGACACATATGGAACTGGAAAGATTCCTGACAAAGAGATCCTTCAGATTGTGAAGGAGAGCTTTGATTTCAGACCTGGTATGATTTCTATCAACCTTGATCTCAAGAGAGGTGGCAACAACAGGTTCTTGAAGACTGCAGCATATGGACACTTTGGCAGAGATGACCCCGACTTCACATGGGAGGTGGTGAAGCCCCTCAAGTGGGACAACAAGGTCCAAGCTTGA